Proteins found in one Paenibacillus wynnii genomic segment:
- a CDS encoding DUF4362 domain-containing protein: MKTKIVMVSITLVVVIAFLFSMNFKSKGPDNVLINLDRSDLIRMKKFVSRFNEGKFDYLIAVVPTIEGSYIFYDFISTGSEVTFSIDSSRDPYSVDNVIKKYQCKGISISHKVEMEGISGLLEVSDCTGDQTIKKAGILTFRY; this comes from the coding sequence TTGAAAACAAAGATTGTTATGGTCAGTATTACTCTAGTGGTTGTAATTGCATTTCTATTTTCTATGAATTTTAAAAGTAAGGGGCCCGACAACGTATTAATCAATTTAGATAGATCTGATTTAATACGGATGAAGAAATTTGTTTCGAGATTTAATGAGGGAAAATTCGATTATCTTATAGCAGTTGTTCCAACAATTGAGGGTAGTTATATCTTTTATGATTTTATCTCCACTGGATCAGAAGTGACATTTAGTATAGATTCATCTAGAGATCCTTATTCTGTTGATAACGTTATAAAAAAATACCAGTGTAAGGGAATCTCAATAAGCCATAAAGTTGAAATGGAAGGGATATCTGGCCTTCTAGAGGTTAGCGATTGTACAGGGGACCAAACCATAAAAAAGGCAGGAATATTAACATTCAGATACTAA
- a CDS encoding sporulation protein YjcZ: MGCAEVGHGFTSTAAILVLYILLVIILSAGFFV; this comes from the coding sequence ATGGGTTGTGCTGAAGTTGGACACGGATTTACTTCTACGGCTGCAATTTTGGTTCTTTATATTTTGTTGGTAATCATTTTATCTGCTGGTTTCTTTGTTTAA
- a CDS encoding N-acetylmuramoyl-L-alanine amidase, which produces MKKVIGIAVCIAYIIGMLELQPATVNAKEAYTAKIYANSLNVRSEPAANAAVTGSLKNGTIVTVTDEKHGWMKVQAGRSSGWVAGYYLKRVSSSAGSTGSTSTGSPIVNVNHFTGGNKSTKATVIADSLRIRRGPGTTYSVQGSLKAGDSITPLLSQNGWIRIRTNSGEVGWVAAQYIRSGFSQGTAIHSVKSSGSIRGKLIVIDPGHGGSDPGMLGTTHNTMEKDLNLQTALYVRDYLLARGARVEMTRTTDRKVALSRRVGVSESLNADAFVSIHYNSSPKKVSGLLTFYHSETDLLLARAIETRLGQGVGLKSNGLSFGDYHILRENSTTAALIELGFLSNPKDEAIVRKSSYQKKAAKAIAVGLADYFKR; this is translated from the coding sequence ATGAAAAAAGTCATCGGCATTGCAGTGTGCATTGCGTACATAATCGGCATGTTAGAACTACAACCTGCTACAGTAAACGCGAAAGAGGCCTATACAGCCAAAATATATGCGAACTCCTTGAACGTACGCAGCGAGCCCGCCGCAAATGCTGCCGTAACAGGATCTTTAAAAAACGGCACAATCGTTACAGTTACCGATGAAAAGCATGGGTGGATGAAGGTGCAAGCTGGTAGGAGCTCAGGCTGGGTGGCCGGCTATTACTTGAAAAGGGTCAGTAGCTCCGCAGGTAGTACCGGATCAACCTCCACTGGTTCGCCAATCGTAAATGTGAATCATTTTACCGGTGGCAACAAATCTACGAAAGCAACTGTAATAGCCGATTCATTACGTATCAGGAGAGGTCCGGGAACCACCTATAGTGTGCAGGGGTCTTTGAAGGCTGGTGATTCCATAACACCGCTTCTTAGTCAGAACGGATGGATACGGATTCGCACCAATAGTGGTGAAGTGGGTTGGGTGGCAGCACAATATATCCGCAGCGGGTTTTCTCAGGGCACAGCAATACATTCTGTAAAGTCCTCGGGTAGTATAAGGGGGAAACTGATTGTCATTGATCCCGGGCATGGCGGCAGCGATCCGGGAATGTTAGGTACTACCCATAACACGATGGAAAAAGACTTGAATCTGCAAACAGCCCTTTACGTCCGAGATTATCTATTGGCTAGAGGCGCTCGGGTAGAAATGACCCGTACTACTGATCGGAAAGTCGCCTTATCCCGGCGTGTAGGGGTTAGTGAATCACTGAACGCCGATGCTTTTGTAAGTATTCATTACAATTCCTCACCTAAAAAAGTATCCGGTTTGTTAACCTTCTATCATTCGGAGACAGATCTGTTGCTGGCCCGCGCGATTGAGACCCGTCTTGGACAAGGCGTAGGTCTGAAGAGCAACGGATTGTCCTTTGGCGACTACCACATCCTGAGAGAGAACAGCACCACAGCAGCCCTAATAGAGCTCGGGTTTCTATCGAATCCAAAGGACGAAGCCATCGTTCGAAAATCCTCCTATCAGAAAAAAGCAGCCAAGGCCATCGCCGTTGGACTGGCCGATTATTTCAAACGTTGA
- a CDS encoding cysteine hydrolase family protein, whose protein sequence is MKFNQALLIIDAQQELMDGNQKESAVFNKDQLIQNINIVIKKAIEANVEVVFVRDLDVSEGKGTGFQVHTEIQMPTGATIFDKLATNSFHGTGLLKYLKDKKVEHVVIMGCKTQYCIDTAVRTATVSNLDVTLVGDGHSTTDNDVISAEQIIKHHNNTLHGHYNVEHFSMVRTSEEDLFHPTHDSYR, encoded by the coding sequence ATGAAATTTAATCAAGCCTTATTAATCATCGATGCCCAACAGGAATTAATGGATGGGAATCAAAAAGAAAGTGCTGTATTTAATAAAGACCAGCTTATCCAGAATATTAATATTGTGATTAAAAAAGCAATAGAGGCTAATGTGGAAGTGGTGTTTGTTCGGGATCTCGATGTATCCGAGGGAAAAGGTACAGGTTTTCAAGTGCATACTGAAATCCAGATGCCCACGGGTGCAACCATCTTTGATAAGTTAGCAACAAATTCTTTTCATGGGACAGGACTTCTAAAATATTTAAAAGATAAAAAAGTCGAACATGTAGTCATCATGGGCTGTAAAACTCAGTACTGTATTGATACTGCAGTCAGAACTGCTACTGTGAGTAACTTGGATGTCACATTAGTAGGCGATGGACATTCTACAACAGACAATGATGTTATAAGCGCAGAGCAAATCATTAAGCATCATAATAATACGTTACATGGGCACTACAATGTCGAACACTTCTCTATGGTTAGAACTTCTGAGGAAGACCTGTTTCATCCAACACATGATTCTTATCGGTAA
- a CDS encoding HD domain-containing protein has protein sequence MKEFRSIQYIAQLMGGNEIWEPLWGLKTKLTEIESCLLQSSPLRRLHFIHHNGCSYINTQHVATRLQHTLGVFSLVAYYCPYWFELRIAALLHDIGHSPFSHVLEQLEGIDHHKRTHELLYSTELSDILTKYNFDPSIILDLIEGNITSPLRNKDNIIHLDHLDSWVRSAQITGLITSPNQLLSKIRIESNYISTDFETAELLLQFIISEAKFHCSEANIGPNVILKHLVSELIEQNVVTVESLSEMTDSILEFLLINCEQTKEEMNRLLYRPHEIQVTQIKRNVPSNAHLFVLNKLYLSEPLITKGVGAVNALTSYSKLEQLSSLLGSYFVYWNE, from the coding sequence ATGAAAGAATTCAGATCGATTCAATATATTGCGCAATTAATGGGCGGAAATGAAATATGGGAACCATTGTGGGGACTTAAAACGAAGTTAACTGAAATTGAATCCTGTTTACTTCAATCATCCCCTTTACGCAGATTGCATTTCATACATCACAATGGTTGCAGTTACATTAACACACAACATGTCGCGACTCGTCTGCAACACACCCTAGGAGTATTTTCCCTAGTGGCCTATTATTGTCCTTATTGGTTTGAACTAAGGATTGCAGCACTATTACATGATATTGGACACAGTCCCTTTAGCCACGTTCTAGAACAGCTTGAAGGTATTGATCATCATAAAAGAACTCATGAGTTGCTATATTCCACAGAATTAAGTGATATTCTGACTAAATATAACTTTGACCCTAGTATAATACTAGATTTAATAGAGGGTAATATAACAAGTCCCTTACGAAATAAGGATAATATAATCCATTTGGACCATCTTGATTCTTGGGTAAGGAGTGCACAAATAACAGGACTTATAACGTCTCCTAATCAGCTGTTGTCTAAAATAAGAATAGAGAGCAATTATATTTCAACAGATTTTGAAACTGCTGAATTATTACTGCAATTCATTATTTCCGAAGCCAAATTTCATTGTTCAGAAGCTAATATTGGACCGAATGTAATTCTAAAGCATTTAGTTTCTGAATTAATCGAACAAAATGTAGTAACTGTCGAGTCTTTAAGTGAGATGACGGATTCTATACTTGAATTTCTATTAATAAACTGTGAGCAGACAAAAGAGGAAATGAATCGTTTGCTTTACCGTCCACATGAAATACAGGTCACTCAAATAAAAAGAAATGTTCCTTCAAATGCACACCTCTTTGTTCTTAATAAACTATATCTATCGGAACCCTTAATTACTAAAGGAGTGGGAGCCGTTAATGCCCTAACATCTTATTCTAAACTTGAACAATTAAGTTCGCTCTTAGGAAGTTACTTTGTTTATTGGAATGAGTGA
- a CDS encoding HIT family protein, protein MSNNDNCVFCNPENEKRQNEILSNESCIFFQMPQEILIGSGLIVPRRHRVNVFELTDKEWNDTFSLVKEVKEHLDRLHNPDGYNLQWNTNGAAGQHLFHSHLHVIPRFVDEPLVGKDLRSFLGKEDNRRKSVV, encoded by the coding sequence ATGTCTAATAATGATAACTGCGTCTTTTGTAATCCCGAAAATGAAAAGAGGCAAAATGAAATTTTGAGTAATGAAAGCTGCATATTCTTTCAAATGCCGCAGGAAATATTAATTGGATCGGGATTAATTGTACCTAGACGCCATAGAGTGAACGTATTTGAACTTACTGATAAAGAATGGAACGATACATTTAGTTTAGTGAAAGAAGTAAAAGAACATCTAGACAGATTACATAATCCGGATGGGTATAATCTTCAATGGAATACGAATGGTGCAGCGGGTCAGCATTTATTTCACTCACATTTGCATGTTATTCCAAGATTTGTGGATGAGCCCTTGGTTGGTAAAGACTTAAGAAGTTTTCTCGGAAAAGAAGATAATCGAAGAAAGAGTGTAGTATGA
- a CDS encoding sensor histidine kinase, whose translation MTIRIKSLIAFSLIFVLVSIVFIYHNTIATKQNNSILTFENKALTSALLADDIKLSVVQVQQHLTDISATRSLNSLDGGFRVANEYADLFYKDIAEFLALNPEMKIEINEIKDLFKIYHLTGEKMAQDFIDGGPAKGNLSMPAFDVYSDAINSKIDQIQKRQLALINNNMAGIIQSNRTMIHNTFVFGISVILLGIVIAYLLYRSITNPTQKLIRIAETISKGDFTKPILSQSNNEIGKLSQSFERMRENLDKLHDDRLNLIGKMASSMAHEIRNPLTSIAGFLKLIRHDINSGRQTQLQRYLDVIDDEFKAINMHITGFLSFSRNNAFEEEKVNISVTQLIHSTVYLLNPRLSNENINLLLKGGENFYFFIQKISIQQVLSNIISNAIDALISVKMDRVINIECMEDEECVQIHIKNNGPQIPKEIEDSLFLPFITHKESGTGLGLAICREIMTKNNGKIEFQSNEQETNFILSFNKS comes from the coding sequence GTGACTATTCGCATCAAAAGTTTAATCGCATTCAGCTTAATTTTCGTGCTTGTTTCAATAGTTTTTATTTATCATAATACTATTGCAACTAAACAGAACAATAGTATTCTAACCTTTGAAAATAAAGCGTTGACCTCTGCATTATTAGCGGATGATATAAAACTTTCAGTTGTTCAAGTGCAGCAACATTTAACGGATATTAGTGCAACAAGAAGTCTAAATAGTTTAGATGGAGGATTTAGGGTAGCAAATGAATATGCGGATCTATTTTATAAGGATATTGCGGAATTTCTTGCATTAAACCCAGAGATGAAGATAGAAATAAATGAAATTAAGGATTTATTTAAGATTTATCACCTCACAGGAGAAAAAATGGCACAGGATTTCATTGATGGTGGACCTGCAAAGGGAAACTTATCCATGCCTGCTTTTGACGTTTATTCTGATGCTATCAATAGTAAGATTGATCAAATTCAAAAAAGACAATTGGCATTGATCAATAATAATATGGCTGGAATAATACAATCCAACAGAACAATGATCCATAATACTTTTGTTTTTGGAATTTCAGTAATATTACTCGGAATAGTTATTGCATACCTTCTCTATCGTTCAATAACGAATCCGACCCAGAAACTTATTAGGATTGCTGAGACTATTTCCAAAGGGGATTTTACTAAACCTATTCTTTCACAGTCTAACAATGAAATCGGAAAACTTTCTCAGTCCTTTGAAAGAATGAGAGAAAATTTAGATAAACTACATGATGACCGGTTAAATTTAATTGGCAAAATGGCTTCAAGTATGGCACACGAAATACGAAACCCATTAACCTCTATCGCAGGATTTTTAAAATTGATAAGGCATGATATAAATAGCGGCAGACAAACACAATTACAGAGATACCTGGATGTTATAGATGATGAATTCAAGGCCATAAATATGCATATAACTGGGTTTTTGAGTTTCTCAAGGAATAACGCTTTTGAAGAAGAAAAAGTAAATATCTCTGTTACACAGCTAATTCATTCAACCGTATATTTACTAAATCCACGATTGAGTAATGAAAATATAAATCTGCTTTTAAAAGGCGGAGAAAATTTTTATTTCTTTATTCAGAAAATCTCAATACAACAAGTTCTATCGAATATTATCAGCAATGCCATTGATGCATTAATTTCAGTGAAGATGGATAGAGTCATAAATATAGAATGCATGGAAGATGAAGAGTGTGTTCAAATACATATAAAGAACAATGGGCCTCAAATACCAAAAGAAATAGAAGATTCGCTATTTCTTCCTTTTATAACTCACAAAGAAAGTGGCACTGGATTGGGTTTGGCGATATGTAGAGAGATAATGACTAAAAATAACGGAAAAATAGAGTTTCAGTCAAATGAACAGGAGACAAACTTTATTTTGTCTTTCAATAAATCATAA
- a CDS encoding alpha/beta fold hydrolase, translating to MTVSGDEIDRGNDQAVLFLHFSGGNLNMWDGIIPQFEKNYSIVAPDFRGHGKSDKPESGYHIVRVPYTMSLEKMGYSRIYCSWKTVALLTVI from the coding sequence ATAACAGTATCGGGGGATGAAATTGATAGAGGAAATGATCAAGCTGTTTTATTTCTTCATTTTAGTGGCGGAAATTTGAACATGTGGGATGGAATCATACCGCAATTTGAAAAGAATTACAGTATCGTTGCTCCTGATTTTCGAGGACACGGCAAGTCAGACAAGCCCGAATCAGGATATCACATTGTGAGGGTGCCTTATACAATGAGTTTGGAGAAAATGGGTTATTCAAGAATCTACTGCAGTTGGAAGACGGTAGCTTTACTTACTGTTATTTAA
- a CDS encoding lipase family protein, giving the protein MANYTVNEERAIFLAAICGQTYAQFTNADGSFVVPLNYSVSHTIQAKSISNIWERFGFIIESPDEIIIAFRGTSSTTDWISDMIASQKRFKYIKEDCLTHRGFTDIYSTARSGVLSALAKLSTDKTLYITGHSLGAALATLCAIDLAANTAHSSPNLYTFGSPRVGDPAFAKVFTMYVRNSYRIANLFDVVTYAPPTIYKLPKREKKYYYTHVQTLSSLTFQNGAIGLNHIISSYFAKLSQLEPIFTQRLCSTNPGFCPVIEENPQKSKKTLTRS; this is encoded by the coding sequence GTGGCTAACTATACTGTTAATGAAGAACGGGCTATCTTCCTGGCGGCAATCTGCGGACAGACCTATGCCCAATTTACAAATGCGGACGGTTCGTTTGTTGTTCCTCTGAATTATTCGGTTAGTCATACGATTCAAGCGAAATCCATCAGCAATATATGGGAGCGCTTCGGGTTTATTATTGAATCTCCGGATGAGATTATAATTGCTTTTAGAGGAACGAGCTCAACGACTGATTGGATCTCTGACATGATCGCCTCGCAAAAGAGGTTTAAATATATTAAGGAAGACTGCCTAACCCATCGGGGTTTTACAGACATCTATTCTACAGCCCGTAGCGGAGTTCTTTCCGCGCTGGCCAAGCTGTCAACCGATAAGACTTTGTACATTACAGGGCATAGTCTCGGAGCAGCACTCGCGACCCTATGTGCTATTGATCTTGCAGCCAACACTGCACACAGCTCACCCAACCTATATACATTTGGTTCCCCCCGTGTAGGTGATCCGGCTTTTGCGAAGGTTTTTACCATGTATGTCCGAAATAGCTACCGTATTGCCAATCTTTTTGATGTCGTAACATATGCTCCGCCAACCATCTACAAGCTTCCTAAGCGGGAAAAAAAATACTATTACACCCATGTCCAAACTCTCTCATCGCTGACTTTCCAGAATGGAGCTATAGGCCTCAATCACATTATAAGTAGTTATTTCGCAAAACTCTCGCAGCTTGAACCGATATTCACCCAAAGGTTATGTTCAACGAACCCCGGCTTCTGCCCAGTCATTGAAGAGAACCCGCAAAAGTCAAAAAAGACACTAACGAGGAGTTAG
- a CDS encoding SGNH/GDSL hydrolase family protein: MMQNEKLKVHPLSELDHLKVHGRTTGCLSPLTLFWTGSAIELNVKGSELWIEVESDYDNYEPWISIVINSVPVSRQMLTAGRYWVCVFRGMNENTVKNVRIVKDLQAMSEDPGHSLQIHAVKADGEFLPVDEKSFKMEFIGDSITSGEGIIGAKAEEDWIPMWFSAINNYSTLTAEALNADYRIISQSGWGVLTSWDNNPHANIPEYYDKVCGLLTGDKNEALGAFEEHSFDSWQPNVVVVNLGTNDAGAFHSPEWKDEGTGQTHKQRLNKDGSYNEEDLGAFEEAVQNFLTKLRKYNTNAHIVWVYGMLGIPLMPAIYRAVDIYMKKTGDKKVSVFQIPNTTDETVGSRSHPGVLAHQKAAQELSGFIAEILAR; this comes from the coding sequence ATGATGCAAAATGAAAAGTTAAAGGTACATCCATTATCTGAACTTGATCATTTAAAAGTCCATGGTAGAACAACGGGGTGCCTTTCTCCATTAACCTTGTTTTGGACAGGAAGTGCTATTGAATTAAATGTTAAAGGATCTGAACTTTGGATTGAAGTAGAGTCAGATTATGATAATTATGAACCTTGGATTAGCATAGTCATTAACTCTGTTCCAGTAAGTAGACAAATGTTAACAGCAGGACGGTATTGGGTTTGTGTATTTAGAGGTATGAATGAAAATACGGTGAAAAATGTTCGCATAGTAAAAGATTTACAGGCTATGAGTGAAGATCCAGGCCACTCCTTGCAGATCCATGCGGTGAAGGCGGATGGAGAATTTCTACCTGTTGATGAAAAGTCATTTAAAATGGAGTTTATAGGTGACAGCATTACTTCAGGTGAAGGGATAATCGGTGCAAAAGCTGAAGAAGACTGGATTCCCATGTGGTTTAGCGCGATTAACAATTATAGTACCCTGACAGCAGAAGCTTTGAACGCAGACTATAGAATAATTTCTCAAAGTGGTTGGGGAGTCCTTACAAGCTGGGATAATAACCCACATGCAAATATTCCTGAGTACTATGACAAGGTTTGTGGTCTTCTTACTGGTGACAAGAATGAAGCTTTAGGGGCCTTTGAAGAGCACTCCTTTGATTCCTGGCAGCCCAATGTTGTGGTAGTTAATCTTGGGACAAATGATGCTGGAGCTTTCCATTCACCAGAATGGAAAGATGAAGGAACAGGGCAGACTCATAAACAAAGGTTAAATAAAGATGGTTCCTATAATGAAGAGGACTTGGGAGCGTTTGAAGAGGCCGTTCAGAATTTCCTGACCAAACTTAGAAAATATAATACAAATGCACATATCGTATGGGTATACGGAATGCTGGGTATACCGTTAATGCCTGCCATCTATCGGGCTGTAGATATTTATATGAAGAAAACAGGTGACAAGAAGGTTAGTGTTTTTCAAATTCCGAATACCACAGATGAAACCGTAGGTTCAAGAAGCCATCCAGGAGTATTAGCTCATCAAAAAGCAGCACAAGAGTTATCTGGATTTATAGCAGAAATTTTAGCGAGATAA
- a CDS encoding GNAT family N-acetyltransferase: MSIYYASNIEEITKEALQELFLSVEWESGKYPNELLQAIRGSHSIVAAWEGDKLIGLINALSDGALTVYFHYMLVHPSYSSKGIGRELMSMMLDRYKGCKTKVLISYPHAVDFYKKIGFNTEDGATPMFISELITV, from the coding sequence ATGAGTATTTATTATGCTTCTAACATAGAAGAGATCACTAAGGAGGCTCTCCAAGAGTTGTTTCTTTCGGTAGAATGGGAGTCTGGCAAGTACCCCAACGAGCTTTTACAAGCAATCAGAGGGTCTCATTCTATTGTTGCAGCATGGGAGGGGGATAAGCTTATCGGGTTAATCAATGCTTTGTCAGACGGTGCTTTAACGGTGTATTTTCATTATATGCTAGTCCATCCGAGTTATAGTAGTAAAGGTATAGGCAGGGAATTAATGAGTATGATGCTCGATCGATATAAAGGCTGCAAAACCAAAGTGTTAATATCTTATCCCCATGCAGTAGATTTCTATAAAAAAATAGGTTTTAATACAGAGGACGGGGCCACACCTATGTTTATTTCAGAGCTGATTACGGTGTGA
- a CDS encoding DUF4179 domain-containing protein, with product MTTIEERILEHKQTLNIVQAPSELEGRLRNALENVPTKKRKVNRAMTWVASSAAALLLIVGTYQYPAFAYFGSMLFSKNELSSLSFSEVAEQGYGQTVNKSKTLDDGTVITINGVIADDNALLMYYTIDRPAGSIFNESKSFRYNVDKVQGFLTDSDMRGGSGGSSKDETHYEGISKFEPVSPFSRTLTVTFYEWLNSGERASYPISFKFEANKAMRSMFKEEDISKSVPVDRGIVHFDSITASPTTTNVKGYYEMDYEGYPRFPGEIKLYLNGSEVKSWGMRGERFIEEGIAGFELEFDVLQTDKIETLELVLENFDGYQKVEEPISLASPSDQSITIGNEKVWIRSVTKTDTGYDIIIARKQFTILETEKLSVQADGIVVPVSSISLSRPWDLKNGNILWEQTYSFNTMEKPDHLLLDGYHYIKTYDKTIPLPIEDNKK from the coding sequence ATGACAACGATCGAGGAGAGAATACTGGAGCACAAACAGACCTTGAATATCGTGCAGGCTCCGTCAGAACTTGAAGGCAGACTTCGAAACGCACTTGAGAATGTTCCTACTAAGAAAAGAAAAGTAAATAGAGCGATGACATGGGTTGCTTCGTCAGCTGCAGCACTCCTTCTGATTGTTGGAACTTATCAATATCCTGCATTTGCTTATTTCGGAAGTATGTTATTTAGTAAAAACGAGCTGAGCTCTCTAAGCTTTTCTGAAGTGGCGGAGCAAGGATACGGTCAAACGGTCAACAAAAGCAAAACGCTTGATGATGGCACTGTCATTACCATTAACGGAGTTATTGCAGACGATAACGCATTGCTTATGTATTACACCATTGATCGACCCGCAGGTTCCATATTTAATGAGAGTAAATCATTTCGTTACAACGTGGATAAAGTGCAAGGTTTTTTGACTGATTCAGACATGAGAGGAGGAAGTGGTGGCAGTAGCAAAGACGAGACCCATTACGAGGGAATATCTAAATTCGAACCGGTTAGTCCATTCTCCAGAACATTAACCGTTACATTCTATGAGTGGCTGAATAGTGGGGAAAGGGCATCCTACCCGATTTCCTTCAAGTTTGAAGCGAATAAAGCGATGAGAAGTATGTTTAAAGAAGAGGACATTTCAAAATCCGTTCCTGTCGATCGGGGGATTGTCCACTTTGACTCCATTACAGCTTCACCAACTACAACCAATGTGAAGGGATATTATGAAATGGATTATGAGGGATACCCGAGATTTCCAGGTGAAATAAAGCTTTATTTGAATGGATCAGAAGTGAAGTCATGGGGAATGCGGGGGGAACGTTTCATTGAGGAGGGCATCGCGGGATTTGAACTTGAATTTGATGTACTTCAGACAGACAAGATAGAGACCCTTGAACTTGTACTCGAAAATTTCGACGGATATCAGAAAGTAGAAGAACCCATCTCCCTAGCCTCTCCATCAGATCAATCCATTACGATTGGCAATGAAAAGGTATGGATTCGAAGCGTCACAAAAACCGATACAGGTTATGACATCATTATCGCTAGAAAACAATTTACAATCTTGGAGACGGAAAAATTATCCGTTCAAGCTGATGGTATCGTAGTTCCCGTATCCTCAATATCTTTGTCACGTCCGTGGGATCTGAAGAACGGTAACATCCTGTGGGAGCAGACGTATTCTTTTAACACAATGGAGAAACCGGATCACCTACTGCTAGACGGATATCATTATATTAAAACCTATGACAAGACAATACCTTTACCTATAGAAGATAACAAAAAATAA
- a CDS encoding RNA polymerase sigma factor: protein MNVSRLVKQAQKGSKEALLQLIIAEQDAYYRLAYSYMRNEHDSMDAMEDMIVTLYEKLDQLQKGEAFYSWSKTILVNRCKTLLRKKERFLPLEDEQEPSLAALTDANSYRNTESEMDMEVLLSHLNVRQREAIELRYIHDLSYQTIAEMTDAPVGTIKSRISQAKQKLKAMIGGDRYDNDRGENTGAQTDLEYRAGSVRT from the coding sequence ATGAATGTAAGCCGTCTTGTCAAACAAGCCCAAAAAGGCAGCAAGGAAGCTTTATTACAACTAATCATAGCCGAACAGGACGCTTATTATCGTCTCGCCTATAGCTACATGAGAAATGAGCATGACTCGATGGATGCCATGGAAGACATGATTGTTACGCTTTATGAGAAGCTGGATCAATTGCAAAAAGGGGAAGCTTTCTACAGCTGGAGCAAAACCATTCTCGTCAATCGTTGCAAAACATTACTCCGCAAAAAGGAACGATTTCTTCCATTGGAAGACGAGCAAGAACCGTCACTTGCTGCATTAACTGACGCTAATTCATATCGCAATACGGAGTCTGAGATGGACATGGAGGTGTTGCTCTCTCATCTGAATGTAAGGCAGCGGGAAGCGATTGAACTTCGTTACATACATGATCTTTCGTATCAGACGATTGCAGAGATGACCGATGCACCGGTTGGCACCATCAAATCAAGAATTTCGCAGGCCAAACAAAAACTGAAAGCCATGATCGGAGGTGATCGTTATGACAACGATCGAGGAGAGAATACTGGAGCACAAACAGACCTTGAATATCGTGCAGGCTCCGTCAGAACTTGA
- a CDS encoding DinB family protein: protein MDQILFKQLEFVRLLTIKAVEGISEQRLDIIPEGFNNNLRWNLGHIYLVQEKLAFQLADLPMQLPESFGRLFGRGSKPAEWNEEPPTLEVLLKMLAEQPGRIQESLQNRLGEPVSEPFTISSGLSLKTLGESLNYTFYHEGLHFNTITLLKRFADKSI from the coding sequence ATGGATCAAATACTGTTCAAACAACTTGAATTTGTACGTCTGCTGACAATCAAAGCAGTTGAGGGGATATCAGAACAAAGGCTGGATATCATTCCCGAAGGGTTTAATAACAATCTGAGATGGAATTTAGGACATATTTATTTGGTTCAAGAGAAGCTTGCTTTTCAACTTGCTGATTTGCCCATGCAATTACCTGAAAGCTTTGGTCGATTATTTGGAAGAGGATCCAAACCAGCCGAATGGAACGAGGAACCTCCAACACTTGAGGTATTACTAAAAATGCTTGCAGAGCAGCCCGGACGTATACAAGAATCTTTACAGAATCGCTTAGGTGAACCAGTGTCTGAGCCATTTACCATAAGCAGTGGATTATCTTTAAAAACATTAGGCGAATCTCTAAACTATACGTTTTATCACGAGGGATTGCACTTTAATACCATTACTCTACTGAAACGCTTTGCGGATAAGAGTATTTAG